Proteins encoded together in one Dechloromonas sp. HYN0024 window:
- a CDS encoding HD domain-containing phosphohydrolase codes for MSTYRVNLHQAIYSLSDALDLVGVTHIHHGKRVAYIAAECGKKLGWSGRRLDDLFQAAILHDCGVSKTVIHSRLAQLEWENEHEHCVIGHALLGQCPQLAKLADVVLHHHTHWSVLKDLDLPEETRLNASCIYLADRIDILTLGNLKDNSNILLGVRDTCRQVIEHKNEWFHPEMVEVFLELASSEAFWFRLESEQVAGYAATWVGCESEGQLEFSDLRSLMHVFSVIVDAKSPYTQRHSDAVARLARYIGEKMGLSPRTCELLELAGLLHDLGKLRVPDNYLDKPGKLTPEEYAIVRRHSFDTFNILKNISGLEEVAQWASQHHERIDGSGYPYHLQKAELSLEARIIAVADVFQALEQHRPYRGPLPAKDILDILQEEVEQGKLDAEVVASVEANLEQCWAVGFSK; via the coding sequence GTGTCGACCTATCGCGTCAATCTGCATCAAGCCATCTACTCCTTGTCAGATGCTCTCGATCTCGTCGGTGTTACGCATATTCACCACGGCAAGCGGGTAGCCTACATCGCAGCAGAATGCGGCAAAAAGCTGGGGTGGTCTGGGCGGCGTCTGGACGACCTCTTTCAAGCGGCCATCCTGCACGATTGCGGCGTCTCGAAAACCGTCATCCATTCCCGCCTGGCTCAGCTGGAATGGGAAAACGAACACGAACACTGCGTCATCGGCCATGCCCTGCTTGGTCAATGCCCGCAGCTAGCGAAGCTGGCCGATGTCGTCCTGCACCATCACACCCATTGGTCTGTTCTCAAGGATCTAGACCTCCCCGAAGAAACCCGGCTTAACGCCAGTTGCATCTATCTCGCTGACCGCATCGATATTCTGACGCTGGGTAACCTCAAGGATAACTCCAACATTCTGCTCGGTGTGCGGGACACCTGCCGACAGGTCATCGAGCACAAAAATGAATGGTTCCATCCCGAGATGGTCGAGGTTTTTCTCGAACTGGCCAGTTCAGAAGCCTTCTGGTTTCGCCTTGAAAGCGAGCAGGTCGCTGGCTATGCGGCGACCTGGGTCGGTTGCGAAAGCGAGGGGCAGCTTGAATTCTCCGATCTGCGCAGTCTCATGCATGTCTTCTCGGTGATTGTTGACGCGAAAAGTCCCTACACGCAAAGACACTCGGATGCTGTAGCACGCCTGGCCCGCTACATCGGCGAAAAGATGGGCCTCTCGCCCCGGACCTGCGAACTTCTGGAACTGGCCGGCCTGCTGCACGACCTGGGCAAACTCCGGGTCCCCGATAACTATCTCGACAAGCCCGGCAAGCTCACACCCGAGGAATACGCCATCGTTCGTCGGCACAGCTTCGATACCTTTAATATCCTGAAAAACATCAGTGGCCTGGAAGAAGTAGCTCAATGGGCCTCGCAGCACCACGAACGGATTGATGGCTCGGGTTACCCCTATCATTTGCAGAAAGCCGAACTCTCACTCGAAGCCCGCATCATCGCTGTTGCCGATGTCTTTCAAGCGCTCGAGCAGCACCGCCCCTACCGCGGCCCGCTACCGGCCAAGGACATTCTCGACATTCTGCAGGAAGAGGTAGAACAGGGAAAACTCGATGCCGAGGTCGTGGCCAGTGTAGAAGCCAACCTCGAACAATGCTGGGCCGTTGGCTTTAGCAAATGA